The sequence TGTTACCTGTAAGAGATGGATTTGAGGTAGCTCAAGCTATAAGAGAATTCGACAAAGACGTTGGCATAATAATGTTAACTGCTAGGGGTGAATTAGAGAGTAAGGTTAAAGGTCTTAAAAATTCTGATGATTATGTGGTTAAACCTTTTGAAATTGAGGAAATATTAGCAAGAATAGATTCTCTTTTGAGAAGGCTGGGAAAGACTAAAGAATTGATTAAAGTGGGAGATATTGAAATATATCCCAAAACGATGGAAGTTTTTGTAAAAAAGAAGAATGTTCATCTGAGTTTAACCGAGTTTAATATCTTAAAATTATTGGCAATAAACAAAAATTTGGTTGTGTCAAAAGAGAAGATTTTGGAAGAAGTTTGGGGTTATTATGACGAAGAAAACAATAATTTAGTTGAGGTGTATATAAATTATCTCAGAAAAAAATTAAAAGATTCATCTCAAAATATAGAAACGGTGAGAGGTGTTGGTTACATTGTTAGGGAGAAAGAAAATAAAACATAGCGCTATTTTTAGGCAAACAATAGTATTTACGGCAGTTACTATGGCCATAGTTCTTGCTATAGTAGGTGTTGTTAGGGTTGTTTTTATTCAATTTACTCTTCAAAGTTACAACGAATTGTACATTTCACAGTTAAATGTAAGTGGAGGGACTAGAGGAAATCCAAAGAATACAGAAGATCCAATAGAGTTACTTTATCAGATTATGCAGGACTCAAGTGTTTTAAGAAGAAGTTTGTTATCAAACAGGATAGTTATACTTGATGGGACATTGATTTCAGATCCATATGGTTTGATAGACACTAACTTCAAAATACCAAGATTACCGTATTTATACGAATCAGGAGGTATGTATTACATCTTTGCTGGAATTCCTGTATTTGGTTCGTCACTTCTAATAGTAGGTGGTCCTTCGCTTGAGTTAACGGCACTTTTAGAGAGTTTTGAGAAAGCTGTTTTTTGGATAATAACCTTCGGTTTTTTCATATCTTTGCTAGTTTCCTACCTTCTTGCAAAAGACGCACTTAAACCTGTTGTTAAAATGTCAGAACAAATTTCAAAAATAGATGCACAGAATATCGATGAGAGAATTCCCGAACAAAAATCAAAAGAGTTTGACATTTTTGCAAAAAAACTAAATTCTATGCTTGAAAGAATCGAAGACGCTTTTGAGGTGCAAAACCAATTTGTATCTGATGTGTCTCACGAATTAAGAACCCCTCTAACTTCTATAAATGGATATATAAAGATGCTTAAAAGATGGGGAAAAGATGACCCTAAAATTATGGAAGAATCGTTAAACAGTATAGAAGCCTCAAACGAATATTTAAGGGATTTGGTGGAAAAATTATTGCTTCTAACTAAAAATGATTATTCGATAGAAAGAAAAGATGTAGAAGTTTTATCAGTAGTGGAAGAAATATTAGAATTATTTAAATTGGAATTAGTAGATTTTAAAGTTAAGATAGAAGGCGAAAGTTTTACTGTTTCTACTTCAAAAGAATATTTATCGTTGATCTTGAAAATCTTGATTGAAAATGCGATAAATTATTCAAAAGATGAAAAAGAACTTACAATTAAACTTGATCCACAGCAAAAAATCATAGCTATTAGCGATAAAGGTATAGGTATAGAAAAAGAAAAGTTAAAGAACATCTTTGAAAGGTTCTACAAAGTAGATTTTTCAAGAAGCGATAAAAGCCATGGGTTGGGTTTGTCAATTGCAAAAAGGGTTGCAGAAAATTTAGATATAGAATTAAAACCAGACTCAGAGCTAGGCAAAGGAAGCACTTTTACTTTAGTTTTCAAACAGAATGAATAACTAATTTTTTGGCAGGAGGTATTTTTTTTGATCTACTTTGATAACAACGCTACTACAAAAGTTGATGATGAAGTTGCAGATATTATTTTAAAGTATATGAAAGAACTATATGCCAATCCCAATTCCATCCACCAATTTGGTGTTGATATAGAAAACGATATGGAAGAAGCAAGAGAACAAATCTCAGAGTTACTTAAAGTCTTACTCACTGAGATTTTTTTTACATCTTGTGCAACAGAGTCAATAAACTGGGTCTTAAAAGGCGTTGCAAAGGCTAATAAAAATAGAGGAAATCACATAATAACTTCGTCTATAGAACATTCTGCCGTTATAAACACAGTGGAACAATTAGAAAG comes from Petrotoga sp. 9PW.55.5.1 and encodes:
- a CDS encoding cell wall metabolism sensor histidine kinase WalK, encoding MLGRKKIKHSAIFRQTIVFTAVTMAIVLAIVGVVRVVFIQFTLQSYNELYISQLNVSGGTRGNPKNTEDPIELLYQIMQDSSVLRRSLLSNRIVILDGTLISDPYGLIDTNFKIPRLPYLYESGGMYYIFAGIPVFGSSLLIVGGPSLELTALLESFEKAVFWIITFGFFISLLVSYLLAKDALKPVVKMSEQISKIDAQNIDERIPEQKSKEFDIFAKKLNSMLERIEDAFEVQNQFVSDVSHELRTPLTSINGYIKMLKRWGKDDPKIMEESLNSIEASNEYLRDLVEKLLLLTKNDYSIERKDVEVLSVVEEILELFKLELVDFKVKIEGESFTVSTSKEYLSLILKILIENAINYSKDEKELTIKLDPQQKIIAISDKGIGIEKEKLKNIFERFYKVDFSRSDKSHGLGLSIAKRVAENLDIELKPDSELGKGSTFTLVFKQNE
- a CDS encoding response regulator transcription factor, which gives rise to MYRILVVEDDRSISRLLELELTHAGYQVKVAKDGDEALNFYENFKPDVILLDIMLPVRDGFEVAQAIREFDKDVGIIMLTARGELESKVKGLKNSDDYVVKPFEIEEILARIDSLLRRLGKTKELIKVGDIEIYPKTMEVFVKKKNVHLSLTEFNILKLLAINKNLVVSKEKILEEVWGYYDEENNNLVEVYINYLRKKLKDSSQNIETVRGVGYIVREKENKT